From the Bdellovibrio reynosensis genome, one window contains:
- the trpS gene encoding tryptophan--tRNA ligase: MSSEPNVETKVASPPARRQRVMSGMRVTGRLHIGHYWGALQNWVKLQDDYDCFFGAMDWHGMTTAYKAPKEIAPWTREMIAEFIAWGVDPNKSTIFIQSRVPEHVELFMIFANMVPMGWLERVNTWKDAIEEMKANDTHNLGRFMYPVLQAADIAMYRAQKVPVGADQISHLEISREIIRRFNHLYKAKLPEMEPLLTEIPLVPGLDGRKMSKSYGNSLYLTEDTEKDLRKKVNMMVTDPARVRREDPGEPTKCSVYGYHKLYSSAEDIPWVEHGCRTAGIGCGDCKARLAENIEKVSKGPREKKKELLNNPGLLDSIIDAGCEKARAEAQKTLQIVRSNMKW, encoded by the coding sequence ATGAGTTCTGAACCCAATGTAGAAACCAAAGTAGCTTCTCCACCGGCAAGACGCCAACGCGTTATGTCTGGGATGCGTGTCACTGGCCGCCTTCATATCGGCCACTACTGGGGTGCTTTACAAAATTGGGTGAAACTTCAAGATGACTACGACTGCTTTTTTGGTGCGATGGATTGGCACGGGATGACCACGGCCTACAAAGCGCCCAAAGAAATTGCGCCATGGACTCGCGAGATGATCGCGGAATTCATCGCATGGGGAGTCGATCCAAATAAATCCACTATCTTCATTCAAAGCCGCGTGCCAGAGCATGTGGAGCTTTTCATGATTTTCGCAAACATGGTCCCAATGGGCTGGTTAGAGCGTGTGAATACATGGAAAGATGCGATTGAAGAGATGAAAGCCAATGACACCCACAATTTGGGCCGTTTTATGTATCCGGTTCTGCAGGCTGCAGATATTGCGATGTATCGCGCGCAAAAAGTTCCCGTGGGTGCCGATCAGATTTCACACTTAGAAATCTCGCGTGAGATCATTCGTCGCTTTAATCATTTATATAAAGCGAAACTTCCAGAGATGGAGCCGCTTTTAACTGAAATTCCTCTAGTGCCAGGTTTGGATGGTCGTAAGATGTCTAAATCCTATGGCAACTCTTTGTATTTAACTGAAGATACAGAAAAAGATTTGCGCAAAAAAGTGAACATGATGGTGACCGATCCAGCGCGCGTGCGTCGTGAAGATCCAGGGGAGCCAACAAAATGTTCTGTCTATGGATACCACAAACTTTATTCTTCTGCTGAAGACATCCCGTGGGTTGAACACGGCTGTCGTACAGCCGGAATCGGTTGCGGGGACTGCAAAGCCCGCTTGGCCGAGAATATTGAAAAAGTATCCAAAGGACCTCGAGAAAAGAAAAAAGAATTGTTGAATAATCCAGGTCTGCTTGATTCAATTATCGACGCTGGATGCGAAAAGGCGAGGGCCGAAGCACAGAAGACTCTGCAAATAGTACGTTCCAATATGAAGTGGTAG
- a CDS encoding site-2 protease family protein has protein sequence MDMVEIGAKIGIYFIPFLFALCFHEFAHGWMAKKRGDNTAEMMGRLTMNPVAHMDMIGTLVLPIVSILFASPIFFGWAKPVPVNSRNLKNPRIDMFWIAIAGPLSNVLLAFVGAIVIAVVAKYFLAASYASGVIEILKTFIVTNLFLAFFNILPLHPLDGGKVLARFLPAQLNYKLEQNEHITSMVLMALVLTGTLKILSVPVIWSYNHLVTLALGGFGI, from the coding sequence ATGGATATGGTCGAAATTGGCGCCAAGATTGGTATTTACTTTATTCCGTTTCTTTTTGCACTGTGCTTCCACGAGTTCGCTCATGGTTGGATGGCAAAAAAACGTGGGGACAACACCGCAGAAATGATGGGTCGTTTAACGATGAACCCTGTGGCCCACATGGATATGATTGGAACACTTGTTCTTCCGATTGTTTCTATCTTGTTTGCAAGCCCCATCTTCTTTGGTTGGGCAAAACCAGTTCCAGTGAACTCAAGAAACTTGAAAAATCCAAGAATTGATATGTTCTGGATTGCGATTGCGGGACCTCTTTCAAATGTTTTATTGGCATTTGTCGGAGCCATCGTCATCGCCGTTGTTGCTAAGTACTTCTTAGCTGCAAGTTACGCTTCAGGTGTTATTGAAATTCTAAAAACATTTATCGTAACGAATTTATTTTTGGCGTTTTTCAATATTTTACCTCTTCATCCACTGGATGGCGGTAAAGTTCTTGCGCGCTTTTTGCCGGCGCAATTGAATTATAAATTAGAACAAAACGAACACATCACCAGCATGGTATTGATGGCTCTAGTATTAACTGGAACCCTAAAAATTCTCTCTGTGCCGGTGATCTGGAGTTACAACCATCTTGTGACCTTAGCTTTAGGAGGCTTCGGGATATGA